In one window of Pseudomonas sp. IAC-BECa141 DNA:
- the znuB gene encoding zinc ABC transporter permease subunit ZnuB, with translation MADFLFYALLAGLALAVVAGPLGSFVVWRRMAYFGDTLSHAALLGVALGFLLDVSPTVAVTVGCLLLAVLLVTLQQRQPLASDTLLGILAPSTLSLGLVVLSFMHEVRIDLMAYLFGDLLAISPTDLAWILGGSAAVLVLLVTLWRPLLAITVHEELARVEGLPVAGLRMALMLLIAVVIAVAMKIVGVLLITSLLIIPAAAAQRHARSPEQMALGASVLGMLAVCGGLALSWFKDTPAGPSIVVTAAALFLLSFVLPRRGV, from the coding sequence ATGGCTGATTTTCTGTTCTACGCCCTGCTTGCAGGTCTGGCGCTGGCGGTGGTCGCGGGGCCGCTGGGCTCGTTCGTGGTCTGGCGGCGCATGGCCTATTTTGGTGACACCCTGTCCCACGCCGCACTGCTCGGCGTGGCGCTGGGCTTTCTGCTGGATGTCAGCCCGACTGTCGCGGTGACCGTGGGCTGCCTGCTGCTGGCGGTGCTGCTGGTGACCTTGCAGCAGCGCCAGCCACTGGCGTCCGACACGCTGTTGGGCATTCTTGCGCCGAGCACGCTCTCTCTCGGGCTGGTCGTACTAAGCTTCATGCATGAAGTGCGGATCGACCTGATGGCCTATCTGTTCGGCGACCTGCTGGCGATCAGCCCGACCGATCTGGCGTGGATCCTCGGCGGCAGCGCGGCGGTGCTGGTGTTGCTGGTGACCTTGTGGCGCCCGCTGCTGGCGATCACCGTGCACGAAGAACTGGCGCGGGTCGAAGGCCTGCCGGTGGCCGGATTGCGCATGGCGCTGATGTTGTTGATTGCGGTGGTGATCGCGGTGGCGATGAAAATCGTCGGTGTGTTGCTCATTACATCGCTGTTGATCATCCCGGCGGCTGCGGCACAACGTCACGCCCGTTCGCCGGAGCAGATGGCACTGGGCGCGAGCGTGCTGGGCATGCTCGCCGTGTGTGGCGGGCTGGCGCTGTCCTGGTTCAAGGACACCCCGGCCGGCCCGTCCATCGTTGTGACGGCGGCCGCACTGTTTCTGCTGAGTTTTGTTCTGCCCCGTCGAGGGGTGTAG
- a CDS encoding PA5502 family lipoprotein: protein MKPFASRYLLLVAFSVLLGACQSTPPVAEVPDARATAIAQLEQSLASSELATAEDQLAALQAETPNDQSLEQYQRQLAEAYLRRSQIVLQKGDVNAAATALARARVLMPKAPALTGGVNGAITEARKAELEKAEAALQAAEAKPKAKVIDPTAQSTTIALNITDSRKLRRQLDAIAADVVNYDCAVSIQAPRTNDYPWLATLITKRVKKLDPDFDLKIEKQILRSVPAQMVLSPRKP, encoded by the coding sequence ATGAAGCCGTTCGCCTCCCGTTATCTGCTCCTTGTGGCCTTTTCAGTGCTGCTGGGCGCCTGCCAAAGCACGCCGCCGGTGGCCGAAGTCCCCGATGCGCGGGCCACGGCCATCGCACAGCTGGAGCAAAGTCTGGCCAGCAGCGAACTGGCCACTGCCGAAGACCAATTGGCAGCCTTGCAGGCCGAAACACCCAACGATCAATCCCTTGAGCAATACCAGCGCCAGTTGGCCGAGGCCTATCTGCGTCGCAGCCAGATCGTCCTGCAAAAGGGCGATGTGAATGCGGCGGCGACTGCGCTGGCCCGTGCCCGCGTGCTGATGCCCAAGGCCCCGGCGCTGACGGGTGGCGTCAACGGCGCGATCACTGAAGCGCGCAAGGCTGAACTGGAGAAAGCCGAAGCGGCGCTGCAAGCCGCTGAAGCCAAGCCGAAAGCCAAGGTGATCGATCCGACTGCGCAAAGCACTACGATCGCGCTGAATATCACCGACAGCCGCAAACTTCGTCGCCAACTGGATGCGATCGCCGCCGATGTGGTGAATTACGACTGTGCGGTAAGCATTCAGGCCCCGCGCACCAATGATTACCCGTGGCTGGCGACGTTGATCACCAAGCGCGTGAAGAAGCTAGATCCGGATTTCGATCTGAAAATCGAGAAACAGATTCTGCGCAGCGTGCCGGCACAGATGGTTCTGAGCCCGCGCAAACCCTGA
- the katE gene encoding catalase HPII, translating into MSSKKPVPSKSELAGTDTLDRANTNAKLDSLEKFRSDATGQALRTNQGVKVADNQNTLKAGARGPSLLEDFIMREKITHFDHERIPERIVHARGTGAHGFFQSYENHSALTKAGFLQDPGKKTPVFVRFSTVQGPRGSGDTVRDVRGFAVKFFTDEGNFDLVGNNMPVFFIQDAIKFPDFVHAVKPEPHNEIPTGGSAHDTFWDFVSLVPESAHMVIWAMSDRAIPKSLRSMQGFGVHTFRLINAEGKSRFVKFHWRPTAGTCSLVWDEAQKLAGKDTDYHRRDLWEAIEMGDYPEWELGVQIIEEENEHDFDFDILDPTKLIPEEIVPITPLGKMTLNRNPDNFFAETEQVAFCPGHIVPGIDFSNDPLLQGRLFSYTDTQISRLGGPNFHELPINRPVAPFHNGQRDAQHRTVIDKGRASYEPNSIDGGWPKETPPAAQDGGFESYPERIDAHKIRQRSESFSDHFSQARLFFNSMSPHEKEHIIAAYSFELGKVEREFIRAREVNEILANIDLELAKRVAANLGLPAPGKGTVDVPKTSLDRSPALSQANLLPENIKTRKVAILAANGVDGAAIDAMKKALAAEGAHAKLLGPTSAPVKTADGKTLAVDASMEGMPSIAFDAVFVPGGTASIKALSGDGVALHYLLEAYKHLKAIALHGEAKQLLDVLKLEADAGLLEGKDVGALTKPFFAAIGQHRVWDREPKAKAIPA; encoded by the coding sequence ATGAGCAGCAAAAAACCTGTCCCTTCCAAAAGTGAGCTGGCCGGAACCGATACTCTGGATCGCGCCAACACCAACGCCAAACTCGACAGTCTTGAAAAATTTCGCTCCGACGCCACCGGCCAGGCCCTGCGCACCAATCAGGGCGTGAAGGTCGCAGACAACCAGAACACGCTGAAGGCCGGCGCTCGCGGGCCGTCGCTGCTGGAAGACTTCATCATGCGTGAAAAGATCACGCACTTTGACCATGAGCGGATTCCCGAGCGCATCGTCCACGCCCGCGGCACCGGCGCCCATGGTTTCTTTCAGAGCTACGAGAACCATTCGGCGCTGACCAAGGCCGGTTTCCTGCAGGATCCGGGAAAGAAAACCCCGGTGTTCGTGCGGTTTTCCACGGTGCAGGGGCCACGCGGTTCCGGCGACACCGTGCGTGACGTGCGTGGTTTTGCCGTGAAGTTCTTCACCGACGAAGGCAACTTCGATCTGGTCGGCAACAACATGCCGGTATTTTTCATTCAGGACGCGATCAAGTTTCCCGACTTCGTCCACGCGGTAAAACCCGAACCGCACAACGAAATACCCACCGGCGGCTCCGCGCACGACACCTTCTGGGATTTCGTGTCGCTGGTGCCGGAATCGGCGCACATGGTCATCTGGGCCATGTCCGACCGCGCCATCCCGAAAAGCCTGCGCAGCATGCAGGGTTTCGGTGTGCACACCTTCCGCCTGATCAACGCCGAGGGCAAATCGCGCTTCGTCAAATTCCACTGGCGCCCTACCGCCGGTACCTGTTCGCTGGTGTGGGACGAGGCGCAAAAGCTTGCGGGTAAAGACACCGACTACCACCGGCGCGATCTCTGGGAAGCCATCGAGATGGGTGATTACCCGGAATGGGAACTTGGCGTACAGATCATCGAGGAGGAAAACGAACACGACTTCGATTTCGACATCCTCGATCCGACCAAACTGATCCCCGAGGAAATCGTCCCGATCACGCCGCTGGGCAAGATGACCCTCAATCGCAACCCGGACAACTTCTTCGCCGAGACTGAACAGGTCGCGTTCTGCCCCGGCCATATCGTGCCGGGGATCGACTTCTCCAACGACCCGCTGCTGCAAGGTCGGCTGTTTTCCTACACCGATACGCAAATCAGCCGACTTGGCGGGCCGAACTTTCATGAGCTGCCGATCAATCGCCCGGTCGCGCCATTCCACAACGGCCAACGCGATGCCCAACACCGTACGGTGATCGACAAGGGCCGCGCCTCTTACGAACCGAACTCCATCGATGGTGGCTGGCCGAAAGAAACGCCACCGGCGGCGCAGGACGGCGGGTTCGAAAGCTATCCGGAGCGGATCGACGCCCACAAGATCCGTCAGCGCAGCGAGTCGTTCAGCGATCACTTCTCCCAGGCGCGGCTGTTCTTCAACAGCATGAGCCCGCACGAGAAAGAGCACATCATCGCTGCCTACAGTTTCGAACTGGGCAAGGTTGAGCGTGAATTCATCCGGGCGCGGGAAGTGAACGAGATTCTCGCCAACATCGACCTGGAACTGGCCAAACGCGTGGCGGCCAACCTGGGTCTGCCGGCGCCAGGCAAAGGTACCGTGGACGTGCCGAAAACTTCACTGGATCGCTCGCCAGCGTTGAGTCAGGCCAACCTGTTGCCGGAAAACATCAAGACACGGAAAGTCGCGATCCTTGCGGCCAACGGTGTCGATGGTGCGGCGATTGATGCGATGAAGAAGGCGCTGGCGGCAGAAGGTGCGCACGCCAAGCTGCTTGGCCCGACTTCGGCGCCAGTGAAGACCGCCGATGGCAAAACCCTGGCGGTGGATGCATCGATGGAAGGCATGCCATCAATTGCGTTCGACGCGGTATTCGTGCCGGGTGGCACGGCGTCGATCAAGGCGTTGAGCGGTGACGGCGTGGCGTTGCACTACCTGCTGGAGGCGTACAAACACTTGAAGGCAATCGCGCTGCATGGCGAGGCCAAACAGTTGCTGGACGTGCTGAAGCTGGAGGCGGATGCCGGATTGCTGGAGGGCAAGGATGTTGGCGCGCTGACCAAGCCATTCTTTGCGGCGATCGGGCAGCATCGGGTTTGGGACCGGGAGCCCAAGGCCAAGGCCATTCCTGCTTAA
- a CDS encoding methionine ABC transporter ATP-binding protein, with translation MIEFQNVHKTYRVAGKDITALHPTSFSIENGQVFGLIGHSGAGKSTLLRLINRLEQSSGGKIIVDGEEVTALDAKGLRRFRQQVGMIFQHFNLLASKTVADNVALPLTLAGELSRAEIDQRVAELLARVGLSDHAKKYPAQLSGGQKQRVGIARALATKPKILLCDEATSALDPQTTASVLQLLAEINRELKLTIVLITHEMDVIRRVCDQVGVMDAGVIVEQGSVADVFLHPKHPTTKRFVQEDEQIDESEQRDDFAHVPGRIVRLTFQGEATYAPLLGTVARETGVDYSILAGRIDRIKDIPYGQLTLAVTGGDMEAAFARFTAADVHMEVLR, from the coding sequence GTGATCGAGTTTCAAAACGTCCATAAAACTTACCGCGTCGCCGGTAAGGACATCACCGCGCTGCACCCGACCAGCTTCTCCATCGAGAACGGTCAGGTGTTCGGCCTGATTGGCCATTCCGGTGCGGGAAAAAGTACCCTGCTGCGTCTGATCAATCGCCTGGAGCAATCCAGTGGCGGCAAGATCATCGTCGACGGCGAAGAAGTCACCGCGCTGGACGCCAAAGGCCTGCGCCGTTTCCGTCAGCAGGTCGGGATGATCTTCCAGCACTTCAACCTGCTGGCGTCCAAGACCGTGGCCGACAACGTCGCGCTGCCGCTGACCCTGGCCGGTGAACTGTCCCGTGCCGAGATCGATCAGCGTGTGGCCGAGTTGCTGGCGCGGGTCGGTCTGTCCGATCACGCCAAAAAATACCCGGCGCAGCTTTCCGGTGGCCAGAAGCAGCGCGTCGGCATCGCCCGCGCGCTCGCGACCAAACCGAAGATCCTGCTGTGCGACGAAGCCACCAGCGCTCTTGACCCGCAGACCACGGCGTCGGTCCTGCAACTGCTGGCCGAGATCAACCGCGAGCTGAAGCTGACCATCGTCCTGATCACCCACGAGATGGATGTGATCCGCCGCGTGTGCGATCAGGTCGGCGTGATGGATGCCGGTGTGATTGTCGAGCAAGGTTCGGTGGCCGATGTGTTCCTGCATCCGAAGCACCCGACCACCAAGCGTTTCGTGCAGGAAGACGAACAGATCGACGAAAGCGAGCAACGCGATGACTTCGCTCATGTGCCGGGCCGCATCGTGCGTCTGACCTTCCAGGGCGAAGCGACCTACGCGCCGTTGCTCGGTACCGTCGCCCGGGAAACCGGTGTGGACTACAGCATCCTGGCCGGTCGCATCGACCGCATCAAAGACATTCCCTACGGGCAATTGACCCTCGCCGTCACCGGTGGCGACATGGAAGCGGCGTTCGCCCGCTTCACCGCCGCTGACGTTCATATGGAGGTGTTGCGCTAA
- a CDS encoding methionine ABC transporter permease: MEDLMSFFTNIDWYEIWLATGDTMMMLGGSLLFTVLLGLPLGVLLFLCSPRQLLEAKGVYALLSLVVNILRSLPFIILLIVMIPFTVLITGTSLGVAGAIPPLVVGATPFFARLVETALREVDRGIIEATQSMGATTRQIIMNALLPEARPGIFAAITVTAITLVSYTAMAGVVGAGGLGDLAIRFGYQRFQTDVMIVTVVLLLILVQVLQMVGDRLVVHFSRK; the protein is encoded by the coding sequence ATGGAAGACCTGATGAGTTTCTTCACCAATATCGACTGGTACGAAATCTGGCTCGCCACCGGCGACACCATGATGATGCTCGGCGGTTCGCTGCTGTTCACCGTGCTGCTCGGCTTGCCGCTGGGCGTGTTGCTGTTTCTGTGCAGCCCACGTCAGTTGCTCGAAGCCAAAGGCGTATACGCCTTGTTGTCGCTGGTGGTGAACATCCTGCGTTCGCTGCCGTTCATTATTCTGCTGATCGTGATGATCCCGTTCACCGTGCTGATCACCGGCACCTCGCTGGGCGTGGCCGGTGCGATTCCGCCGCTGGTGGTGGGTGCGACGCCGTTCTTCGCGCGGCTGGTGGAAACCGCGTTGCGTGAAGTCGATCGCGGCATCATCGAAGCGACCCAGTCGATGGGCGCGACTACTCGCCAGATCATCATGAACGCCTTGCTGCCGGAGGCCCGTCCGGGCATCTTCGCAGCGATTACGGTGACGGCGATTACACTGGTTTCCTACACGGCGATGGCCGGTGTGGTCGGTGCCGGCGGCTTGGGTGACCTGGCGATCCGTTTCGGCTACCAGCGGTTCCAGACCGACGTGATGATTGTCACCGTGGTATTGCTGCTGATTCTGGTGCAAGTGCTGCAAATGGTAGGCGACCGACTGGTCGTGCACTTCTCGCGCAAATAA
- a CDS encoding MetQ/NlpA family ABC transporter substrate-binding protein: protein MKKLIVALAAVAAFSAHAEQTLTVAATPVPHAEILEFVKPVLAKEGVDLKVKVFTDYVQPNVQVAEKRLDANFFQHQPYLDEFNKAKGTSLVSVTGVHLEPLGAYSSKIKKIEELPSGANVVIPNDATNGGRALLLLAKAGVITLKDPTNILSTVKDIAQNPKDLKIRELEAATIPRVLTQVDLALINTNYALEAKLDPSKDALVIEGSDSPYVNILVSRADNKDSDAMKKLAAALHSPEVKKFITEKYKGAVLPAF, encoded by the coding sequence ATGAAAAAACTGATCGTTGCCCTGGCTGCCGTCGCAGCGTTCTCGGCCCATGCCGAGCAAACCCTGACCGTTGCCGCCACCCCGGTGCCGCACGCGGAAATCCTCGAATTCGTGAAGCCGGTACTGGCCAAAGAAGGCGTGGATCTGAAGGTCAAGGTCTTCACCGACTACGTTCAGCCGAACGTCCAGGTGGCCGAAAAGCGTCTGGACGCCAACTTCTTCCAGCACCAGCCGTACCTCGATGAGTTCAACAAGGCCAAGGGCACCAGCCTGGTGTCCGTGACCGGCGTGCACCTGGAACCACTGGGCGCCTACTCCAGCAAGATCAAGAAAATCGAAGAGCTGCCAAGCGGCGCCAACGTGGTCATCCCGAACGACGCCACCAACGGCGGCCGTGCGCTGTTGCTGCTGGCCAAGGCCGGTGTGATCACCCTGAAGGATCCGACCAACATCCTGTCGACCGTCAAGGACATCGCCCAGAACCCGAAAGACCTGAAGATCCGTGAACTGGAAGCCGCGACCATCCCGCGCGTGCTGACCCAGGTCGACCTGGCGCTGATCAACACCAACTATGCGCTGGAAGCCAAGCTTGATCCGTCCAAGGATGCGCTGGTCATCGAAGGCAGCGACTCGCCTTACGTGAACATCCTGGTGTCCCGCGCGGACAACAAGGACAGCGACGCCATGAAGAAACTGGCCGCTGCGCTGCACAGCCCGGAAGTGAAGAAATTCATTACCGAGAAGTACAAAGGCGCGGTGCTGCCGGCCTTCTGA
- a CDS encoding SCO family protein has translation MTRTQKTVFILVAVIALILGLTVNKVLSGKGQGDPTALIDAGIILLPQSRNLPDVTMTNQDGQPVTVNELKGKWSLLFFGYTFCPDICPTTLAQLRQIKSELPKDAVDKLQIVLVSVDPNRDNPAQLKQYLGYFDPQFVGLTPKSIDELQKVANAVSITFIPADTSKPNYTVDHSGNLAVIGPDGTQRGFIRAPLNNAKLVAQLPVMLNRK, from the coding sequence ATGACTCGAACCCAGAAAACCGTCTTCATCCTCGTCGCCGTGATCGCGCTGATCCTCGGCCTGACCGTCAACAAAGTGCTGAGCGGCAAGGGCCAGGGCGACCCGACCGCACTGATCGACGCCGGCATCATCCTGCTGCCGCAGAGCCGCAACCTGCCGGACGTGACGATGACCAATCAGGACGGCCAACCGGTCACGGTCAACGAGCTCAAAGGCAAGTGGAGCCTGTTGTTCTTCGGCTACACCTTCTGCCCGGACATCTGCCCGACCACCCTCGCCCAACTGCGCCAGATCAAGAGCGAACTGCCGAAGGATGCGGTGGATAAATTGCAGATCGTGCTGGTCAGCGTCGACCCGAACCGCGACAACCCTGCACAGTTGAAGCAATACCTGGGCTACTTCGATCCCCAGTTCGTCGGCCTGACGCCGAAGTCAATCGACGAGCTGCAGAAGGTGGCGAATGCGGTGAGCATTACATTCATTCCGGCCGATACCAGCAAACCGAATTACACGGTGGATCACAGCGGGAATCTGGCGGTGATCGGGCCGGACGGTACGCAGCGCGGGTTCATTCGTGCGCCGTTGAACAATGCCAAGCTGGTGGCGCAGTTACCGGTGATGCTCAACCGCAAGTAA